In Nitrospira sp., one DNA window encodes the following:
- a CDS encoding OmpA family protein: MAIRSTPRFSRTLLLLSALLTSCSSPPPPAATPAPVSQDVQFRTMWDDIYERLKPEIQNGSIVVERGKAGTASLLPAGPHMVRHDVRTSSTTHASIDDTPPVIPADHTPEAAVALLGDASTDEYIRIRLSDRVLFASGDDRISEEGITVLARLGAILKDEANIQIAIQGHTDNKPIRDRLRHRFPDNQALSQARATNAASILERSGVPMPWLSLQWFGESHPIAANDSEDNRRKNRRVEILITPKEHR, translated from the coding sequence ATGGCTATCCGCAGCACCCCACGATTCTCACGAACGCTATTGCTGCTCAGTGCCCTGCTCACGAGCTGCAGTTCTCCTCCGCCGCCCGCCGCCACTCCTGCTCCCGTCAGCCAGGACGTGCAATTCCGAACCATGTGGGACGACATCTACGAACGACTCAAACCAGAGATCCAAAACGGCTCCATCGTGGTAGAGCGCGGGAAAGCCGGCACGGCGTCACTGTTGCCGGCCGGTCCGCACATGGTTCGGCACGATGTCCGCACCTCTTCGACCACTCACGCCAGCATCGACGACACCCCGCCGGTCATTCCCGCCGACCACACCCCGGAGGCAGCCGTGGCCCTCCTCGGCGACGCATCGACCGACGAGTACATTCGAATCCGGTTATCCGATCGGGTCCTCTTCGCATCCGGAGACGATCGCATCAGTGAAGAAGGCATCACCGTCCTCGCGCGGCTCGGCGCGATTCTAAAAGACGAGGCGAATATCCAGATTGCGATTCAGGGGCACACCGACAACAAGCCGATTCGCGACCGGCTCCGCCATCGTTTCCCGGATAATCAGGCGCTGTCACAAGCCAGAGCCACGAATGCCGCGTCCATATTGGAACGCAGCGGAGTACCCATGCCCTGGCTCAGCCTGCAATGGTTCGGCGAGAGCCACCCCATTGCAGCCAACGACTCGGAAGACAATCGCCGAAAGAATCGTCGTGTCGAAATCCTGATCACGCCGAAAGAACACCGGTAA
- a CDS encoding tetratricopeptide repeat protein, whose protein sequence is MPGPSQSFRRVGIVLLALVVLGVPAGRSTLAATLASLTTESAPQMLQKNGQSETDPAVTLLQQGIVLMDKKNPEAASAVLERSVTLAPDLVEAHYQLGLACEELHDPRRAITQFETVSRLAPEHIEAHFRLGLLYAQQDDPSQAIQSFSAILRINPQHHSARYSLGLVLKKAGRPDQAQRHFELVLAQNPSHAGAHTNLGNLWHDKQELQRAVAEYRAALLTTPDHLMARRNLAMVLLKQGEIEEAVAEYARAIALHQNDPVLHAEYAALLRRAGRTSEAELAYRRALAHLPLTPEQSDRRMQIEAGLRELYTSQIE, encoded by the coding sequence ATGCCAGGCCCGTCTCAGTCATTTCGCCGTGTAGGTATCGTACTCCTGGCACTCGTCGTCCTGGGGGTTCCGGCCGGCCGGAGTACTCTCGCTGCGACGCTGGCATCCCTGACCACTGAATCGGCTCCTCAGATGCTGCAGAAGAACGGCCAGTCCGAAACAGATCCCGCGGTCACACTCCTGCAACAAGGCATCGTGCTGATGGACAAGAAGAATCCCGAAGCCGCGAGTGCGGTCCTGGAACGCTCCGTGACCCTAGCCCCCGACCTCGTAGAGGCACACTATCAGCTCGGGCTTGCCTGTGAAGAATTGCACGATCCCCGACGAGCCATCACGCAGTTTGAGACGGTTTCCAGGTTGGCACCGGAACATATCGAAGCCCACTTTCGCCTCGGCCTGCTGTATGCGCAACAAGACGACCCGAGTCAGGCGATTCAATCCTTCAGCGCGATTCTTCGCATCAATCCACAGCATCACTCTGCGCGATACAGCCTCGGACTCGTGCTGAAGAAAGCCGGCCGACCTGATCAAGCCCAACGCCATTTCGAACTCGTCTTGGCGCAGAATCCGTCCCACGCCGGCGCCCATACCAATCTCGGCAACCTCTGGCACGACAAGCAGGAGCTTCAGCGCGCCGTCGCTGAATACCGGGCCGCCCTGCTCACCACGCCCGACCACCTGATGGCCCGCCGCAATCTGGCGATGGTGCTCCTCAAACAAGGAGAGATAGAAGAAGCCGTCGCCGAGTATGCCCGGGCGATTGCGCTCCATCAAAACGACCCCGTGCTGCACGCCGAGTATGCCGCGCTCTTACGCCGGGCCGGGCGCACGTCTGAAGCGGAACTCGCCTATCGCCGAGCCCTGGCGCATCTACCGCTTACCCCGGAACAGTCCGACCGCCGGATGCAGATCGAGGCCGGCCTGCGCGAACTCTATACCTCCCAAATCGAGTAG
- a CDS encoding PilZ domain-containing protein: MAALSYGRTYPRYPLHCPVIFGGAPFVGEGLLTNLSFQGCSVLCDREVLCGNDVRVSILLPDQAHALTIECGTIKWVEGHQFGVEFLRLPDETRQRLNRRLRTELIHLLKVRSGRRESPGWLDPGSSTVGSV; encoded by the coding sequence GTGGCTGCACTTTCATATGGCCGGACCTATCCCCGGTATCCGCTCCACTGTCCGGTCATCTTCGGCGGGGCGCCGTTTGTCGGCGAGGGGCTGCTGACGAATCTGTCGTTTCAGGGGTGCTCGGTCCTGTGCGACCGCGAGGTCCTTTGTGGCAATGACGTGCGTGTGAGTATCCTGCTTCCGGATCAGGCCCACGCGCTGACCATTGAGTGCGGCACGATCAAATGGGTCGAGGGCCATCAGTTCGGTGTAGAGTTTCTCCGCCTGCCTGATGAGACCAGGCAACGGCTCAATCGCCGGCTGCGAACCGAGCTCATTCATCTGCTGAAGGTTCGTTCAGGCCGACGCGAATCCCCGGGATGGCTTGATCCGGGAAGTTCGACAGTAGGCTCTGTTTGA
- a CDS encoding transposase → MTQRRRFSAEYKREAVAMLDAPGVNVSQVAAELGTGAGVLGRCRHELRQARRQAFPGHGRPREEELAQLRRELARVTKERDFLREAAAFFARASR, encoded by the coding sequence ATGACACAGAGGCGGAGGTTTTCAGCCGAGTACAAACGTGAAGCGGTGGCGATGCTCGACGCGCCCGGTGTGAACGTCAGCCAAGTCGCCGCAGAGCTGGGGACTGGAGCAGGTGTCTTAGGGCGCTGTCGGCACGAGCTGCGTCAGGCCCGGAGGCAGGCGTTTCCGGGGCACGGGCGCCCCCGCGAGGAGGAACTGGCGCAGCTCCGTCGGGAATTAGCGCGCGTGACGAAGGAGCGGGATTTTTTACGAGAAGCGGCCGCGTTCTTCGCGAGAGCGTCGCGATGA
- a CDS encoding alkaline phosphatase family protein: MGNHIAPQLLIGLDAMEWNLVERWAAEGKLPTFQRLLKEGLHGELRTTSAQLPDTVWASICTGTNPGKFEKYFYAQYDPRSGNLRNVPDDAIHGVPFWEYLSESGKRVSIVDVPKFPLSRRINGLHLTNWGAHATKTARASSPESLLGDIDGLFGRHPVGDCDAVDEKPQALYDLRRRTLAGLRLHGELFRWLMEKEPWDIFFAGFSAPHCIGHHFWHYMDPDHPRHDPLDPHKLNDTIEVIYRALDNEIAKMLTLAGDNVQCLIVAGHGMGPMYHASWHLNEILDLLGYGQASKRGLTTQKIREGHVNPWRLLKMILPGKVQYAIKAVLPQRLQDELIFRWYAGERNWAGRRAIAVPNNDSVGAIRINVVGRDKYGVVQPGEEYERVCREISDALYEIRDPKSGRKVVKHVTLTHQEFQGPYLDQLPDLTVLWDQSFPWDSVQSVRLGTLHLRRQDARSGSHSPHGFLLMHGLGVPAGRAVYGHSIYDIAPTVLQLAGIPIPRHMDGKPLDLCY, translated from the coding sequence ATGGGAAACCATATTGCACCTCAACTCCTGATCGGGCTTGATGCTATGGAGTGGAATCTCGTCGAGAGATGGGCAGCCGAGGGAAAGCTTCCGACTTTTCAACGATTGCTTAAAGAAGGCCTACACGGAGAATTGAGGACAACTTCCGCGCAGTTGCCGGACACCGTCTGGGCCTCGATTTGTACCGGAACGAATCCTGGCAAGTTTGAGAAGTACTTCTATGCCCAGTACGACCCTCGTTCCGGAAACCTTAGAAACGTTCCTGATGATGCTATCCATGGAGTCCCCTTCTGGGAGTATCTGAGTGAATCCGGTAAGAGGGTCAGTATCGTTGACGTTCCCAAGTTTCCTTTGAGCCGACGGATCAACGGGTTACATCTCACCAACTGGGGCGCGCATGCCACGAAGACGGCACGTGCCTCATCTCCCGAATCTTTGCTTGGCGACATCGATGGATTATTCGGACGTCATCCCGTTGGAGATTGCGACGCGGTCGATGAAAAGCCTCAGGCCTTATACGACCTACGACGGCGAACTCTAGCGGGGCTGCGATTGCATGGCGAGCTGTTCCGCTGGCTGATGGAGAAAGAACCGTGGGATATTTTTTTCGCGGGGTTTTCGGCGCCGCATTGCATCGGCCATCACTTCTGGCATTACATGGACCCGGACCATCCCCGCCATGACCCCTTAGATCCTCATAAGCTGAACGATACCATCGAAGTGATATACCGTGCGCTGGACAACGAGATCGCAAAGATGCTCACGCTGGCGGGAGACAATGTCCAGTGTCTCATAGTAGCGGGACACGGAATGGGGCCCATGTATCATGCGTCCTGGCACCTGAATGAAATATTGGATTTACTGGGCTATGGTCAGGCTTCTAAGAGGGGATTAACTACCCAGAAGATTCGGGAAGGGCATGTGAATCCCTGGCGATTGTTAAAGATGATCCTGCCCGGCAAGGTGCAATACGCCATCAAGGCGGTACTACCTCAGCGCCTGCAGGATGAGCTTATTTTTAGATGGTATGCAGGCGAACGCAATTGGGCGGGTCGCCGGGCTATTGCAGTGCCCAACAACGACTCTGTGGGTGCTATCCGCATCAATGTTGTAGGCCGTGACAAGTACGGCGTCGTACAGCCTGGCGAGGAATATGAGCGCGTATGCCGTGAGATCTCGGATGCATTGTATGAAATACGCGATCCTAAGAGCGGCCGGAAGGTGGTCAAGCATGTCACCTTAACGCATCAGGAGTTTCAAGGACCTTACCTGGATCAGCTCCCCGACCTGACCGTGTTATGGGACCAATCTTTCCCTTGGGATTCGGTTCAATCCGTCCGCTTAGGCACGTTGCATCTTCGACGACAGGATGCGAGAAGCGGTAGTCATTCGCCTCATGGCTTTCTTTTGATGCACGGGCTGGGAGTGCCTGCAGGCCGTGCGGTCTACGGACACTCAATATACGACATTGCTCCGACTGTGCTTCAGCTGGCAGGCATACCGATTCCCCGTCATATGGACGGAAAACCTCTCGATCTGTGCTACTGA
- a CDS encoding CZB domain-containing protein, protein MSNILEQIDKAIGAHGAWKVKLRQNIDGTLSLVPAEVSVDNRCEFGKWLYSLTGAQTSDPHYKEVLALHKAFHTAAGEVVSKVMKGDKPGAEASIGLNGAYASASSKLTAKMMEWKRASTKAA, encoded by the coding sequence ATGTCGAACATCCTTGAGCAGATCGACAAAGCCATCGGCGCGCATGGGGCCTGGAAAGTGAAACTACGCCAGAACATCGACGGGACCCTGAGCCTCGTCCCGGCGGAAGTCAGCGTCGATAACCGATGCGAGTTCGGCAAATGGCTATACAGCCTCACCGGCGCGCAGACGTCTGACCCGCATTACAAAGAGGTGCTGGCCTTGCATAAGGCCTTTCACACTGCGGCAGGAGAGGTCGTATCGAAGGTGATGAAAGGCGACAAGCCCGGCGCCGAAGCCTCGATCGGCCTGAACGGCGCCTACGCGTCTGCCTCCTCCAAACTCACCGCGAAGATGATGGAATGGAAACGCGCCTCCACGAAGGCCGCCTGA
- a CDS encoding BrnA antitoxin family protein, whose amino-acid sequence MKKLSASSVRDWQTEKKKNATKKRTIDYSDIPPLSDRQLASLRRVGRPPLGAERRQLIAIRLDPTVLRWVKSLAAERGVPYQSLINDLLAGEMKKAS is encoded by the coding sequence ATGAAAAAACTATCCGCGTCATCAGTGCGCGATTGGCAAACCGAAAAGAAAAAAAACGCTACCAAGAAGCGAACGATTGATTATTCGGACATCCCTCCGCTATCCGACCGGCAACTTGCCTCTCTGCGTCGAGTGGGACGACCTCCATTGGGAGCGGAACGGCGGCAACTCATTGCCATCCGACTCGACCCCACGGTGCTTCGATGGGTGAAATCTCTCGCAGCTGAGCGGGGGGTCCCCTATCAATCCCTCATCAATGACTTGCTGGCGGGAGAGATGAAGAAGGCAAGCTAG
- a CDS encoding response regulator: MVTHSSILLIDDSPGERELFRLALKQTGLDVALFTEQDAETGFYFLNSPADLPTFILLDWHLGKQRGDEFLKRLRADSRLTTIPVVVFTTSDDASDLSLAYASGANGYVVKPGTFAELIQCTSAICRYWLERNRVPQMVETPC; encoded by the coding sequence ATGGTGACGCACTCTTCCATTCTCCTGATCGACGACAGCCCCGGCGAGCGAGAGCTGTTTCGCCTGGCACTGAAGCAGACCGGCCTCGACGTCGCCCTCTTTACCGAGCAGGATGCCGAGACAGGCTTTTACTTTCTGAACAGCCCTGCAGACCTCCCCACATTCATTCTCTTGGACTGGCACCTCGGCAAGCAGCGGGGCGATGAGTTTCTGAAACGGCTGCGGGCGGACTCGCGCCTGACCACTATTCCTGTCGTCGTCTTTACCACCTCCGACGATGCGTCCGACCTCTCTCTTGCCTATGCCAGCGGAGCCAATGGCTATGTCGTCAAACCAGGAACCTTTGCCGAACTCATTCAATGCACGAGCGCAATCTGCCGATACTGGCTGGAACGGAACCGCGTGCCTCAGATGGTAGAAACCCCATGCTGA
- a CDS encoding efflux RND transporter permease subunit: MLTKAALKNPYAVFAVCMIALILGAVSYKKMRVDIFPEIKIPSILVTTFYRGLSPGEMEGAITLRMEQRFVEASYVEHIESQSLAGMSYIKVFFQPEYSIDSAQSELTSLAYSIIRLLPPGVYPPSVYKFGVSSLPVGLLSVSSDTLGPKEIRDLAYFTVRQQIANIPGISFGPPLGGKVRQITVFMDQQRMLARGVSPSDVVKAINAQSAIIPAGNVKLGDLDYYVYSNSLIDVVDQINDIPIKVVNGTPILVRDIGTASDSAAIQTSIVRVNGREATYLPITRQEGANTLEVTDGIRAKLPKLTEIPANTSVKFIYDQSLYIRQAIANLQTEGLLGAGLAGLMIFLFLRSIKAALVVGLAIPLSLTAALVALYLTGQSVNIMTLGGLALVIGTLLDNNIVVQENLHRHLLMGKSGRVAAEDSAIELTLPILVATICILIVYLPIVFFSGIIKYLFVPLAMTVAFAMLADYAVSMTVTPVVLTRLYQHGHGNGSQEEEDAKDWFRFVLALYEPVLRAGVRFKALVMLLALLALVGTGALLLPQLHTEFFPRVDAGNFTMTVSAPEGSRIEKTTAIVADLEKLVQDTILKQDLEEVVSNTGLYFGDAARFAPNTGNHTAFILVNLVTGHEGRTDDYIATLRTKVRQALPGVEVSFSTGGIISDVLNFGLRAPIDIQVKGPRLDLIRPVAEQIRDKVAQVANTSDVRIKQGKSYPELHVNVDRTKAAYYGITQDRVIVDVITGISSNIALSPNYWLDPKTANGYFLLAQYPEQSLTKTEDLLNIPIIGARTPLNPTSSLTTAGSGGSIVALQNTPFAGRNLDLSNGFYASDDRRGPPVLLRDVASLEMKTGPDSVDHYDLSRLINVLVTPVGNDLGHVAADIERVLATVPLPKDVTIAIKGEVANMRSAFSNFALALPLAVLLIYLVMVGLFRSMIDPLIILIAVPLGWIGTVLMLHLTDTSVNVESMIGTLMMMGIVVSNSILLVDFANRMVASGASAEQAVLEAGKRRIRPILMTALATILGLLPLALGFGEGNETMVPLARAVVGGLAVSTVMTLLVVPVLHALVLGRRVPVGAAPEPAVMEEDS; this comes from the coding sequence ATGCTGACCAAAGCTGCACTGAAGAACCCCTACGCCGTCTTCGCCGTCTGCATGATCGCGCTGATCCTCGGCGCCGTGTCCTACAAGAAGATGCGCGTGGACATCTTCCCGGAAATCAAAATCCCCTCCATCCTCGTTACCACTTTCTACCGCGGCTTGAGCCCTGGCGAGATGGAGGGCGCCATCACCCTCCGCATGGAACAGCGCTTCGTCGAAGCGAGCTACGTCGAACATATCGAGTCCCAGTCGCTCGCGGGGATGAGCTACATCAAGGTCTTCTTCCAGCCCGAATACAGCATCGACTCGGCGCAATCGGAGCTGACCAGCCTGGCCTATAGCATCATCCGGCTGCTGCCGCCCGGCGTCTATCCGCCCTCGGTCTATAAGTTCGGCGTCTCCAGCCTGCCGGTAGGCCTGCTCTCCGTGAGCAGCGATACGCTCGGTCCGAAAGAAATCCGCGATCTGGCCTACTTCACCGTGCGCCAGCAGATCGCCAACATCCCCGGCATTTCCTTCGGCCCGCCGCTCGGCGGGAAAGTCCGGCAGATCACCGTGTTCATGGATCAGCAGCGTATGCTGGCGCGCGGCGTGTCGCCCTCCGACGTGGTGAAGGCGATCAATGCGCAGAGCGCGATCATTCCGGCAGGCAACGTCAAGCTGGGCGATCTGGACTATTACGTCTACTCCAACAGCCTCATCGACGTGGTGGACCAGATCAACGACATCCCCATCAAGGTGGTGAACGGCACGCCGATTCTCGTCAGGGATATCGGCACAGCATCGGACAGCGCGGCGATTCAAACGTCGATCGTGCGGGTGAACGGCCGCGAGGCGACATATCTCCCGATCACCCGGCAGGAAGGCGCCAACACGCTGGAAGTGACGGACGGGATTCGCGCGAAACTGCCGAAACTCACGGAAATTCCCGCGAACACCTCGGTGAAATTCATCTACGATCAATCGCTCTATATCCGCCAGGCCATTGCCAATTTACAGACGGAAGGGTTGCTCGGCGCCGGCTTGGCCGGCCTCATGATCTTCCTCTTCCTGCGCAGCATCAAAGCGGCGCTCGTCGTCGGCCTGGCCATTCCCCTTTCGCTGACCGCCGCATTGGTCGCCCTCTATCTGACCGGCCAATCGGTGAACATCATGACGCTGGGCGGATTGGCCCTGGTTATCGGGACGTTGCTGGACAACAACATCGTCGTGCAGGAAAACCTCCATCGCCATTTGCTCATGGGCAAGAGCGGCCGTGTGGCGGCCGAAGACAGCGCCATCGAACTGACGCTGCCCATTCTCGTGGCCACGATCTGCATTCTGATCGTCTATCTGCCGATCGTCTTCTTCTCCGGAATCATCAAGTATCTCTTCGTGCCGCTGGCCATGACCGTGGCTTTTGCCATGCTGGCCGACTATGCCGTCTCCATGACCGTGACACCGGTCGTGCTGACGCGGCTCTATCAGCATGGGCATGGCAACGGGTCGCAGGAAGAAGAAGACGCCAAAGACTGGTTTCGCTTCGTGCTGGCGCTCTATGAGCCGGTCCTCCGCGCCGGCGTCCGCTTCAAGGCCCTGGTGATGCTCCTGGCGCTGCTCGCGCTGGTCGGCACCGGCGCACTGCTGCTCCCCCAACTTCATACCGAGTTCTTTCCCCGAGTCGACGCCGGTAACTTCACGATGACCGTCAGCGCGCCGGAAGGGTCTCGCATCGAGAAGACCACGGCGATCGTGGCCGATCTCGAAAAGCTCGTGCAAGACACCATCCTCAAGCAGGATCTGGAGGAAGTGGTCTCCAATACCGGCCTCTACTTCGGCGATGCGGCGCGCTTCGCGCCCAATACCGGCAACCATACCGCCTTTATCCTGGTCAATCTTGTCACCGGGCATGAAGGCCGTACCGACGACTACATCGCCACCCTACGCACGAAAGTCCGCCAGGCACTCCCCGGTGTGGAAGTGAGCTTTTCAACCGGCGGCATCATCAGCGACGTGCTGAACTTCGGCCTGCGTGCGCCGATCGACATTCAAGTCAAAGGCCCCCGGCTGGATCTGATTCGCCCGGTCGCCGAACAGATCCGCGACAAGGTCGCGCAGGTGGCCAATACGAGCGACGTGCGCATCAAGCAGGGCAAGAGCTATCCGGAACTGCACGTGAACGTGGACCGGACGAAGGCCGCCTACTACGGCATCACCCAGGACCGCGTCATCGTGGATGTCATCACCGGCATCAGTTCGAACATCGCCTTGAGCCCCAATTACTGGCTCGATCCCAAAACCGCCAACGGCTACTTCCTCCTCGCGCAATATCCCGAACAGTCGCTCACGAAGACGGAAGATCTGCTGAACATCCCGATCATCGGCGCGCGGACCCCGCTGAATCCGACATCTTCACTGACCACCGCCGGCAGTGGCGGGTCGATCGTCGCGCTGCAAAATACGCCGTTCGCCGGACGCAACCTGGACCTTTCGAACGGCTTCTACGCCTCGGACGACCGGCGCGGCCCGCCGGTACTCTTGCGCGATGTGGCCTCGCTGGAGATGAAGACCGGGCCGGACAGCGTCGACCATTACGACCTCTCCCGCTTAATCAACGTGCTCGTCACGCCGGTAGGCAACGATCTGGGCCACGTCGCCGCGGATATCGAACGGGTGCTCGCCACCGTGCCACTGCCGAAAGATGTCACGATCGCCATCAAGGGCGAGGTCGCCAACATGCGCAGCGCCTTCAGCAACTTCGCGCTGGCCCTGCCGCTGGCCGTGCTGCTGATCTATCTGGTGATGGTCGGGCTGTTCCGCTCGATGATCGATCCGCTGATCATCCTGATCGCCGTGCCGCTCGGCTGGATCGGCACCGTCCTCATGCTGCACCTGACCGATACCTCCGTGAACGTGGAGTCGATGATCGGCACCCTGATGATGATGGGCATCGTCGTCTCCAATAGTATTCTCCTGGTCGATTTTGCGAACCGCATGGTGGCATCCGGTGCTTCCGCCGAACAAGCCGTGCTGGAAGCGGGCAAGCGGCGCATCCGGCCGATTCTCATGACGGCGCTCGCGACGATTCTCGGCCTGCTGCCGCTCGCCCTCGGCTTCGGCGAAGGCAACGAAACCATGGTCCCACTGGCCCGCGCCGTCGTCGGCGGCCTGGCTGTGTCCACCGTGATGACGTTATTGGTCGTGCCGGTGTTGCATGCGCTGGTGCTGGGGCGACGCGTTCCCGTCGGCGCCGCTCCTGAACCGGCTGTGATGGAAGAGGATAGCTAA
- a CDS encoding efflux RND transporter periplasmic adaptor subunit, with amino-acid sequence MILNRTVCYMALLLSTLSGCQRDEPPQKAASNGAAENGAPVVTDTQPVDVQVTKPVRQPLVYTITLPANISPRYQTTLYAKVSGYLKWIGPDKGDHVKKSQVVAIIDAPEVEEQYQQAVADYKIKKITFERLDKVLHESPDVIAKQDVDVAEATYEGAKNLMQQRAAMREYTKVRAPYDGIVTARFADPGALIQIATSSATNAIPLFTVMDLDTVRVYANVPQDESSWIVPGKTTARVLLKELPDRSFAGTITRSTLALDPSTRSLLVELDLPNPDHVLRPGTYAELALDLREIPDALALPPQAVTSGQKGKSVFIIAHGKANSVPVQTGITNGTWIEITNGLDGSEDVVVVGKRKLLEGSPVQAAPFKMPDAKPSQQKFDRRSAGQPPSPTPYEGAKP; translated from the coding sequence ATGATACTGAACCGGACGGTCTGCTACATGGCCCTGTTGCTCTCGACGCTCTCCGGCTGCCAGCGGGATGAACCGCCGCAGAAGGCTGCCTCCAACGGCGCCGCCGAGAACGGCGCCCCGGTCGTGACCGATACCCAGCCGGTGGATGTGCAGGTGACGAAACCGGTCAGGCAGCCGCTGGTCTACACGATCACCCTGCCGGCCAATATCAGCCCGCGCTATCAAACCACGCTCTACGCCAAAGTCTCCGGTTATCTGAAGTGGATCGGTCCGGACAAGGGCGATCACGTGAAGAAGAGCCAGGTCGTCGCGATCATCGATGCGCCCGAAGTGGAAGAGCAGTACCAGCAGGCGGTGGCCGACTACAAGATCAAGAAGATCACCTTCGAACGCTTGGACAAGGTGCTGCACGAATCGCCGGATGTCATCGCGAAGCAGGATGTCGATGTGGCCGAAGCGACTTACGAAGGCGCGAAGAATCTCATGCAGCAGCGGGCCGCCATGCGCGAGTACACCAAGGTGCGCGCGCCCTACGACGGCATCGTCACCGCCCGCTTCGCCGATCCCGGCGCGTTGATCCAGATCGCGACATCGTCCGCGACCAATGCGATTCCCCTCTTCACCGTCATGGATCTGGATACGGTGCGGGTCTATGCCAACGTGCCGCAGGACGAATCCTCCTGGATTGTTCCCGGCAAGACGACGGCGAGGGTGCTCTTGAAGGAACTGCCGGATCGCTCCTTCGCCGGCACGATCACCCGCTCCACACTCGCGCTCGATCCTTCCACCAGGAGCTTGCTGGTGGAACTCGACCTGCCCAATCCCGACCATGTCTTGCGGCCCGGCACCTACGCCGAACTGGCCTTGGATCTGCGCGAGATTCCCGATGCGCTGGCCTTGCCGCCGCAAGCCGTGACCAGCGGCCAGAAGGGCAAATCCGTGTTTATCATCGCTCACGGCAAGGCGAACTCCGTTCCGGTACAGACCGGCATCACGAACGGGACGTGGATCGAGATTACCAACGGGCTCGACGGCTCTGAAGATGTCGTGGTGGTCGGCAAGCGGAAACTTCTGGAAGGCTCTCCCGTGCAAGCCGCCCCGTTCAAAATGCCGGACGCCAAACCCTCACAGCAGAAATTCGACCGGCGCTCGGCAGGCCAGCCGCCCTCACCGACGCCATACGAAGGAGCCAAACCATGA